From a region of the Candidatus Limnocylindrales bacterium genome:
- a CDS encoding VTT domain-containing protein, with the protein MHEIIFLIKQLFIPYGIWGLLLLSFLDSTFVPMPQVIDTLVIVLSLSKPHLMAFYALSAVAGSLLGTSMLYFLGKKGGQALLHKKLSRGGMERIQYLLHKYDILSILLAGIIPPPFPYKAFIFAVGAFQLLYHRFLLAVFVSRSCRFYFEGVMTVLYGEEVITFLREKPLFAAFIIPGIFLVGFLIYKILINILTRQEAS; encoded by the coding sequence ATGCACGAAATTATTTTTCTTATCAAACAACTCTTCATTCCTTATGGGATTTGGGGATTATTGCTTCTTTCTTTTTTAGATTCCACCTTCGTTCCTATGCCTCAAGTTATTGATACCCTGGTAATTGTCTTATCCCTTTCTAAGCCCCATTTAATGGCTTTTTACGCCCTGTCTGCAGTGGCTGGATCTTTGCTGGGAACCAGTATGCTATATTTTCTCGGCAAAAAGGGTGGACAGGCCTTACTCCATAAAAAGCTCTCCAGGGGAGGCATGGAAAGAATTCAGTATCTTCTTCATAAATATGACATACTATCCATTTTATTGGCCGGGATCATCCCTCCACCCTTTCCTTACAAGGCTTTTATTTTCGCCGTGGGGGCTTTTCAGTTACTTTATCATAGATTTCTTTTAGCAGTCTTCGTATCTCGAAGCTGTCGGTTCTATTTTGAAGGGGTTATGACCGTCTTGTATGGAGAGGAGGTCATAACTTTTCTGAGGGAAAAGCCCTTATTCGCTGCGTTTATTATCCCGGGGATCTTCTTAGTCGGGTTCCTGATCTATAAGATTCTAATAAATATCTTGACCCGGCAAGAAGCCAGTTGA
- the uvrA gene encoding excinuclease ABC subunit UvrA — protein MNQISIKGARVHNLKNIDLDIPRNKLVVITGVSGSGKSSLAFDTLYAEGQRRYVESLSAYARQFLERMDKPDVDAIYGISPAIAIEQKNHVRNSRSTVGTATEIYDYLRLLFARIGKTYCYRCGKLVQRESVEAIVEKIFQMGPKTRFMIAFPLQLEGALETSKGWSDQEYAVVREGLLKKGFRRILVNDEIFSLEEETPRLTPGSEIGVVIDRMSLSEEIRERLVEALEMAYVEGQGRLIVKTVEGINAPHPEGESFKFSRNFECYPCGITYEEPEPRLFSFNNPYGACPECQGFGNKIVIDMDLVIPDKTKSIRQGAIVPWTAPICRGIISRLERIAPKYGFSIDTPLYKLTEDQMRLIIQGNDQFIGIIPFFDFLEMKKYKVHVRVFLSRFRGYRECSLCKGSRLKEKALWVKIQGATIYDITRKTILEAKTFFDQLHLTPFEEQIAHKIVEEIKNRLQYLIDVGLDYLTLDRLSRTLSGGEAQRINLATSLGSSLVSSLYVLDEPSIGLHPRDTDRLIRILKALRDKGNTIVVVEHDKDIINASDHIVDLGPGAGEYGGKVVFSGSLKQLYRDPHSLTGKYLRGEKEISFHSGQPGISRRRSPNGYYLEIQNAYLHNLKNIQVRIPLKVLTCVTGVSGSGKSTLIHEILYKGLTGERKPGNGYDGIKGQELISDVILVDQSPIGRTPRSNPVTYIKAFDEIRNLFANTLSAKRSGYKPGHFSFNVAGGRCEVCKGEGFIQVEMQFLADLFLTCESCGGKRYKNEILKIKFKGKNIADILEMTVTEALAFFADYKKIVEKLQVLEDVGLGYIRLGQPATTLSGGEAQRVKLAAHLANRKKGSALYLFDEPTTGLHLDDIAKLLLCFDKLLDKGHSVVIIEHNLEVIRCADYILDLGPEGGERGGRLIACGTPEEIAKSPESYTGKFLRPYLKAL, from the coding sequence ATGAACCAAATTTCTATTAAAGGGGCCCGGGTTCATAACTTAAAAAATATAGACCTGGATATTCCAAGAAACAAGCTGGTTGTAATTACCGGGGTTAGTGGTTCCGGAAAATCCAGTCTGGCATTTGATACCTTGTATGCCGAAGGACAGAGAAGATATGTAGAATCCCTTTCGGCTTATGCCAGACAATTTCTCGAACGAATGGATAAACCCGATGTGGATGCTATTTACGGTATCTCCCCGGCCATTGCCATCGAACAGAAGAACCATGTCCGAAATTCCAGATCGACCGTAGGCACCGCCACAGAGATCTATGATTATCTGAGACTGCTCTTTGCCCGAATCGGTAAAACCTATTGTTATCGGTGTGGAAAACTGGTACAGCGGGAATCGGTAGAGGCGATTGTTGAAAAAATCTTCCAGATGGGCCCGAAAACCCGTTTCATGATAGCTTTTCCCCTTCAACTGGAAGGGGCTTTAGAGACCTCCAAAGGCTGGTCGGATCAAGAATATGCCGTAGTCCGGGAAGGTCTCCTGAAGAAAGGCTTCCGCCGGATTTTGGTAAACGATGAGATTTTCTCTTTGGAAGAAGAAACCCCCAGGTTGACCCCGGGATCAGAGATTGGGGTCGTGATAGATCGTATGTCGTTGAGCGAAGAGATTCGAGAAAGGCTTGTGGAGGCTCTGGAAATGGCCTATGTGGAAGGACAGGGACGACTGATAGTCAAAACGGTAGAAGGGATAAATGCCCCCCATCCTGAAGGGGAATCCTTTAAATTTAGTCGGAACTTTGAATGCTATCCCTGTGGGATAACCTATGAGGAGCCGGAACCTCGATTGTTCTCTTTTAACAATCCCTATGGAGCCTGTCCGGAATGTCAGGGTTTTGGAAACAAGATCGTGATCGATATGGATCTGGTGATTCCGGATAAAACCAAGAGTATTCGACAAGGTGCCATAGTTCCCTGGACTGCCCCTATTTGTCGTGGGATTATTTCCCGATTAGAGCGAATTGCCCCAAAATACGGCTTTTCTATTGATACTCCCCTTTATAAACTCACAGAGGATCAAATGCGCCTTATTATCCAGGGGAACGACCAATTTATTGGAATTATTCCTTTTTTTGATTTTCTAGAAATGAAAAAATACAAAGTCCATGTTCGGGTTTTCTTGAGCCGATTCCGGGGGTATCGGGAATGTTCTCTGTGTAAGGGTTCAAGACTCAAGGAAAAAGCTTTGTGGGTCAAGATTCAGGGAGCTACCATCTATGATATTACCCGAAAAACTATCCTGGAAGCCAAAACGTTTTTTGACCAACTTCACCTGACCCCCTTTGAAGAACAGATCGCTCATAAAATAGTTGAAGAGATTAAAAATCGCTTGCAGTATTTGATTGATGTGGGACTGGATTATTTAACCCTGGATCGTCTTTCACGGACACTCAGTGGAGGAGAAGCCCAACGGATTAATCTGGCAACCTCTTTAGGATCTTCTCTGGTCAGCTCCCTGTATGTTTTGGATGAGCCCAGTATCGGGCTTCATCCCAGAGATACAGACCGTTTGATCCGGATTCTTAAAGCACTTCGGGATAAAGGTAATACCATTGTTGTGGTGGAGCATGATAAAGATATCATAAATGCCAGCGATCACATTGTAGATCTGGGACCTGGAGCCGGGGAGTATGGGGGAAAAGTGGTTTTCTCCGGAAGTTTAAAGCAACTCTACCGGGACCCCCATTCCTTAACCGGTAAATATCTCCGGGGAGAGAAAGAAATCTCTTTTCATTCCGGACAGCCCGGTATTTCCCGTCGTAGATCTCCCAACGGATACTATCTTGAAATCCAGAATGCCTATCTTCATAACCTTAAAAACATTCAGGTTCGGATACCTCTAAAAGTGCTGACCTGTGTAACCGGAGTTTCCGGGTCCGGTAAAAGTACACTCATCCACGAAATTCTCTATAAGGGATTAACAGGGGAACGAAAACCCGGGAACGGATACGATGGGATTAAAGGTCAAGAGCTTATCTCAGATGTTATTTTGGTAGATCAATCCCCTATTGGACGAACACCTCGATCGAATCCTGTTACGTACATTAAAGCCTTCGATGAAATTCGTAATCTGTTTGCCAACACCTTGAGTGCCAAACGGAGCGGATATAAACCCGGGCATTTTTCCTTTAATGTTGCAGGAGGCCGATGTGAGGTCTGTAAAGGGGAGGGATTTATCCAAGTAGAAATGCAATTTCTCGCAGACCTTTTCTTGACTTGTGAAAGTTGTGGTGGTAAAAGGTATAAAAACGAAATTTTAAAGATAAAATTCAAGGGAAAAAACATTGCCGATATTTTAGAGATGACGGTTACAGAAGCACTGGCATTCTTTGCAGATTATAAAAAAATAGTGGAAAAGCTTCAGGTTTTGGAAGATGTGGGTCTGGGTTATATCCGATTAGGCCAACCGGCTACCACCCTGTCCGGTGGAGAAGCTCAACGGGTCAAGCTGGCTGCGCATCTGGCTAATCGGAAAAAAGGTTCTGCGCTTTATCTCTTCGATGAACCCACAACCGGCTTACATCTGGATGATATTGCTAAATTGCTCCTTTGCTTTGACAAATTATTGGACAAAGGGCATTCTGTGGTCATTATCGAGCATAATCTGGAAGTTATTCGCTGTGCAGACTACATCCTGGACTTGGGTCCGGAAGGTGGGGAAAGAGGAGGCAGGTTAATAGCCTGTGGGACTCCAGAAGAGATTGCAAAATCTCCCGAGTCCTATACAGGCAAATTTCTGAGACCTTATCTTAAAGCTCTGTAA
- a CDS encoding HEAT repeat domain-containing protein, which produces MKKKEQPIRGYKKVAAFIEELINSQISMEEAEDWTEEFFYTVEEENIDLIPALLQLIKDTQQNPDVVTTVAFLLEQYGDPDVVEPLMELFKSSGISDTTRSILLGVMEYYGIDTQDPTLISYFQDIRGLGQVALEGMLQLSEREEMLETLLEEISNFSTEAQLRMIEELGKSRDERAVPLLGIFAEYQHKELAEAAILQLGSIRSGKSIETLENLINHQQDSQELIQRSLRKLQFAGVTKAPSLPESFPIYKCLLSWIDGRGSRVMLIARQKDAHHAKLAQFMLHEKVGIKDCYGAQNITLKDLDKITKELKKQVGGMEVEYAYCLQLVRDALWTALKKEAKISPLFSFYRKIFEGDILTPQVYSVDLTSYGLEEAKQSLEELLATSDELISKPPFSDWWLDTPSSYDFVQKKKRSMRNRIIDFKIIQEFITQILEPDRNQITKRLELTIEFLAKKNPKAYQTQIRKALALWIALKEHHRPLDNIPFMKELATLTLKNVLNNIRMGYTEPVDYVPEY; this is translated from the coding sequence ATGAAAAAGAAAGAACAGCCTATCAGAGGCTATAAGAAAGTAGCGGCCTTCATAGAAGAGCTTATAAACAGCCAGATATCCATGGAAGAAGCTGAGGATTGGACAGAAGAATTTTTTTATACAGTGGAAGAAGAAAATATTGATTTGATTCCGGCTCTATTACAACTCATAAAAGACACCCAACAAAATCCAGATGTAGTTACCACGGTAGCCTTTTTATTGGAACAATATGGAGATCCAGACGTTGTGGAACCCCTCATGGAGTTATTCAAAAGTTCTGGGATCAGCGATACTACAAGGTCTATTTTATTGGGGGTTATGGAGTATTACGGTATCGACACGCAGGACCCCACATTGATATCTTATTTCCAGGATATTAGAGGATTAGGTCAGGTAGCTTTAGAAGGAATGTTGCAACTATCGGAGCGGGAAGAAATGCTGGAGACCCTGTTAGAGGAGATCTCTAACTTTTCCACAGAAGCCCAATTAAGGATGATCGAAGAACTCGGTAAAAGTCGGGATGAACGGGCTGTTCCCCTTCTGGGAATTTTTGCAGAATATCAACATAAAGAACTGGCCGAAGCAGCCATTTTACAACTGGGAAGTATTCGCTCGGGCAAGTCTATTGAAACCTTAGAAAATCTCATCAATCACCAACAGGATAGCCAGGAACTCATCCAACGCTCCCTTCGCAAACTCCAATTTGCCGGGGTAACAAAGGCCCCCTCACTTCCGGAATCTTTTCCCATCTATAAATGCCTGCTGTCCTGGATCGATGGAAGAGGGAGTCGGGTAATGTTAATAGCCCGACAAAAGGATGCCCATCATGCTAAGCTGGCCCAATTCATGTTGCATGAGAAGGTAGGCATTAAAGATTGCTATGGAGCCCAGAATATCACCCTTAAAGACCTCGATAAGATAACTAAAGAATTAAAAAAGCAGGTCGGGGGAATGGAGGTAGAATATGCTTATTGTCTTCAATTAGTCCGGGATGCCTTATGGACGGCCCTTAAAAAGGAAGCTAAAATTTCTCCTTTGTTTTCCTTTTATCGAAAAATTTTCGAAGGGGATATTCTAACCCCTCAAGTGTATAGTGTGGATCTGACGTCCTATGGACTGGAAGAAGCAAAACAAAGTCTGGAAGAACTCCTGGCAACTTCCGATGAGCTTATCTCGAAACCACCCTTCTCGGATTGGTGGCTCGATACTCCGTCTTCTTATGATTTCGTACAGAAAAAAAAGCGATCCATGAGAAATCGGATTATAGATTTCAAGATTATCCAGGAATTTATCACCCAAATCCTTGAACCTGACCGAAACCAGATTACAAAGCGCCTGGAATTGACCATAGAGTTTTTAGCAAAAAAGAACCCTAAAGCTTATCAAACACAAATCCGAAAAGCCCTGGCCCTTTGGATAGCCTTGAAAGAACACCATCGGCCCCTGGATAACATTCCCTTTATGAAAGAACTGGCCACCCTCACGCTCAAAAATGTGCTGAATAACATCCGAATGGGCTATACGGAACCAGTAGACTATGTGCCGGAGTATTAA